The segment ATCAACAGCTTGTCGATCGACAGCGGTTTTTCAATGAAGTCGTAGGCGCCCAGCCGCGTGGCGTCGACGGCGGTCTCCACGTTGCCGTGGCCGGAGATCATCACCACCGGACAGGGCAGACCCTCGTCGTCGCCCCACTCCTTGAGCAGGGAGATCCCGTCGCCATCCGGCATCCAGACATCGAGGAGGATCAGATCCGGGCGGCGGCTGCGCCGCTGGGCCTTGGCCTCGGCCACCGAGCCGGCCAGCGCCACCTGGTAGCCCTCGTCCTCGAGGACATCCTGCAGCAGCATCCGGATATCCGGTTCGTCGTCGACGACCAGTACGTACGGTTCGCTCATTCCGGTTCCTCGTGGGCCAGGGCCTGCGGGGTATGTTCGACCGGGATGCGAATGCGGAAAACCGCCCCACCTTCGCCCGCCGGTTCATTATGGCACTCAATCATGCCGCCATGTTCCTCGACGATCTTCTGCGCGACCGCCAAACCGAGACCGGTTCCACGCGGCTTGTCAGTGGTGTAGGGCTCGAAGATGCGTTCCAGCAGCTCGGGCTTGATCCCCGGGCCCGTGTCGGTCACCCGCAGCTCGATATGCGGCCCAGTCGGATCGTCCAGATAGGCAGTGGCGATATGCACCACGAAGGCCTCCTGGTCTTTGCCGGCCTCCAGCGCGTTCTTGATCAGGTTGTGCAGCAGCTGTCGCAGGCGTCCGGCGTCGCCCCGAATCCCGGGCAGATCCGGCTCGAGGTCGGTCTGCACACGGGAATGGCCGTCGGAATCGACATACAGCTCGCAGACATCCTGGATCAGCTGGTTCAGGTCCACCGATCCCAGCTCCAGTCGCGGGGCCTGAGCGTAATCGCGGAAGGCGTTGACCAGCGTCTTCATCGCCTCCACCTGCTGGATGATCGTGCCGGTCGCGCGATCCAGGACATCGCGGTCGGCCCCGTCGAGGACCTTGCCCAACCGGCGCGACAGACGCTCGGCGGATAGCTGGATCGGGGTCAGCGGATTCTTGATCTCGTGTGCCAGACGCCGGGCCACCTCGCCCCAGGCGGCATCGCGCTGCGCCTTCAGGAACTCGGTCATGTCATCGAACACGATCGCGTGCAGGCCGCGACTGGAGCCCGAGGTTGGCAGCCAGACGGCACGCGTCATCAGCACCTTGCGCCCGGAACGGGTAAACACGACGACCTGCCGCGACCACTCGTCTTCCTGGCGCGCCAGGGCATCGTTGATCGCCTCGAAAAACTGCCCGACCAGCGGACACTCGGCGCCCAGCTCGGAGATCGGACGCGCACGGGCGCCCTGCAGGTCGCACTCCAGGATCTGGCCGGCGGCCTCGTTCGCGGTGCGAAGGCGCAGACTGCCATCCAGCGCGAGCACGCCGGAACGCAGGTGCTGCAGGACACTCTCCAGGTAGGCGCGCTCGGCATCCAGCAGGCGGCGGTTGCGCTCGGCCTCGTCACGCGCCTCGTTCAACGTGCGCGTCATGGCGTTGAACGACTGCACCAGAAAGCCCAGTTCGTCCGCCCGCTGCACCGCGAGCCGGGTGGAATAGTCGCCAGCGGCCACCAGCCGTGTCCCCTGCACCAGATCGGAGATCGGACGCACCATGCGCCGCGCCACCAGCAGCCCGGCCCACAGGGCCGCCATCAGCGAGATCGCCAGCGCCAGCGACAGGGTGAAGATAAAGCCCTGGATGATCGGGCCGCGCAGGTAGGCGAACTCGCGGTAGCCGGCAAAGGCGTCCTCCACGCGTTGCGACAGGGCCGACATGCGCGGGTCGACCGGGTAGATCCCCTGCAGGATGCGGTTCTCCGCCCCCGGCCTTCGACTGCTGGTGGTAGCCACCACACGGATGACCAGCGAGCCGTCGGTCTGCGGTTCCAGGCGCGAATACGGCTGCTCCGGGCGCACGCGCATCAGGATATCGGCCCCCGGGGGACTGGGCAGGCGGCGGATCGGGCTGTCGGTGGAGGAGGCAATGATGCGGTTGTTGGAGCCGACCAGCGTCAGTTCCTGGGCCCCAACCTGACGGCGGTAGTCATTCAACGCCAGCGGAACCAGGCCCTCCGAGACCCCTTCCAGCTCGCTCATCATCTCCTGCGTCTCGGTCGCCAGTTGGCGCACACGCAGATCCAGCGACGAACGCGACAGCTCCAGGGCATCCTCCAGCGCAGAGTCCACGCGCACGTCGAACCACGAATCCACGCCCTCGTTCAGGAACTCGAAGGAGAAGTAATAGACGACCGACACCGGCAGCACCGCGACCAGCATGAACCCCCCGACCAGCCGCAGCGTCAGGCGGCTGCCGGGAACGCCCTGGCGATACTGAGCAACCATGCGGACGACCTGGTGGACGATCAGGCCACCCAGTACCAGCAGGATCGCGGCGTGGAATACCAGCAGCCACAGGAACAGCTGCTCGAAGCGGGCCTGGTCCTGCGCCGCCCCGCCCATGACCACCAGCGAGGTCAGCAGCAGCAGGAACAGCAGGCCCATGCCCAGCAGGCCCCATGGGAAGCGTCTTAGGGAAACGCTGATCAATGTACACACTCGCGTTGGTAACCCAGGTTTTCCGAGACAAAGCGCGTCGTGCAGGGGGTAGTGGTTCTATCCGCCCGTGTTTGATGGATTCGGGGCGCAACGCGGGATCGGGAAACCTGGGTTGCCAACCTCAAGGGGCTCGGCCGCCCGTTATTGACAAAAACGGGCGCGGGAACGGCGTTGCGGCTCCCTTGTGCAGAATGACTGCACGGCAGTCGCCGCGCCTTGTTCGCACGCAAAAGCGACGAAGCAGCGGGCGTGTACATTGACCAGCGTTTCCCTAATCCAGTGACCATCGATGCCACTCCCGCCGGGTGGTGAGGTCACCGCGCAGACCGGCATCCAGCTGCAGCGGCAGGGGCAGCGCCGAATACACGAGCAACAGCCGCGCGGCCATGTTGTAATCCTCCGGCCGCTCGCGCACCGCCCCCGGGACGCCATGCATCGGCAGGCGCCCGAGTCGACGGGCCACATACTCCAGGGCATCGCCCAGGGTCGGCTTGAGCTCCATCCGGTCGTCGTTCACGTCGGTTACCAGGTAATACCGGTTCAGCGCAAAGTATTGCAGCTTGACCCGGCGTGTCTCGTGCTGCACGGACTCCCGCCCCAGCCAGCGATCCCGTTCGATCCGGGCCTCGGCCTCGAATTCCAGCGTGACCCCGTTGGCCAGCGCGTCCTCCAGCACCTGCGGCAGTCGCATGTCGAGCACAAGGCGCACCAGCAGGGTGTCATCGTCCATCCACATGTGCCGGGCGTCGCGGATCTCCAGGGCCTGCGCCGCACCCGGGACCAGCGCCAGCACAAGCGACCACGCCAGCAGCAATCCGATCGGCGACCGCCCCGCGCGCATGTCCTAATCCTTTGTCAACAACGCGTAGTAGAAGCCATCGCCGCCTTCCAGGCCCAGCGGCAGCGCCCAGCCGACCGAGCGTGCGTGCGCGCCGGCGATCGGTGGACCACCCTCGGGCTCCAGCGCTCGGGCATCCGGCATCCGCTCGAGAAAGCCTGCGACCACCGCGTCGTTCTCCTCCGACAGGAGCGAACAGGTCGCATACAGCAGGCGCCCGCCAGGGCGCAGCAGCCCCCAGGCGGCCTCCAGAATGCGCGCCTGCTCCGCCGCCAGGCGCGGGATGTCGTCGGCACGGCGCAGGGTCTTGATGTCCGGGTGACGCCGGATCACCCCGGTCGCCGAGCAGGGGACATCGAGCAGGATCGCATCGAAGGGCCGACCATCCCACCAGGCGTCGGGATCGGCGACATCGGCCGCGGTCAGTTGCGCGGCGAAGCCCAGGCGGTCGAGGTTCTCGCGCACCTGCACCAGGCGCTCGGCGTCGCTGTCCAGCGCAGTGAGCTGGAGATCACCACCCGCCCGTTCCAGCAGATGACCGGTCTTGCCACCCGGGGCCGCGCAGGCGTCCAGCACGCGTTCGCCCGGCTGCGGATCGAGCAGCACCGCCGCCCACTGCGCGGAGGCGTCCTGCACCGAGAGCCGGCCCTCGGCAAAACCGGGCAGCTGGGCGACGTCGGCGGGTTCGTCCAGGGTCAGGGCCGCCTCCAGCTGAGGATGCGCCTGTGCCGGGTGTCCCGCCGCGACCAGCGCCTGAAGGGCCTCCTCGCGCGAGGTGCGAGACAGGTTCACGCGCAGGGTCATGGGTGCGGGACGGGTGGCCGCCTCCAGCAACGTCTCCCAGTCGTCGGGCCAGGAGGCGCGGATCGTCTCCAGCAGCCATTCCGGAACGGCGAAACGCAGCGCCGGGTCTTCCCGGACTGCCGCCTCCAGCGCATCCTGCTCGCGCTGCGCGCGCCGCAGGACCGCATTGATCAGCCCCACCGCACCGGGGCGATGGATGGCCCTCGCCAGCTCCGCGGTCTCGCGCACCGCCGCGTGGTCCCGGGTGGAGAAATGCATGAGCTCGGCCAGCCCCTGGGCCAGCAGCACACCGATCACCGCGTCCTTCTTGCGCAGCGGGCGCTCCAGGAACCCGTTCACCAGCGCCGACAGCTGCGGATACCAGCGCAGCGTAGTGTAGGCCAGCGCCTGCACCCAGGCCGCGTCGCGGGCGTTCAGCCCCTCGGTTGCGTGCTCGACCGCACGCGTCAGGGAATGCCCCTGCAGTACGACCCCCTCGGCCGCCTCCAGCGCCCGCTGGCGCGGGGAGCGCGAGTCCACCCGCGAGGGTACGATGCGTCCGGCGCGCTTGCCTGCCATCGCCTAGCGCCCCGCGAGGCGCTGCCCCGCCAGCGCCGTAGTGTTGGCCCAGTCCGCGGCCGCAACCGGGCGCCTGCCCGGCAGCTGCACGGTCTCCAGACGCAGCCGGCCCTCCCCCGTGCCGACTTCCACCCCGTCGCGGCCCGCGGCGCGGATGGTGCCCGGCTCCGGGTCCGCCGGGCCGGGCAGCGGGCGCGCGGCATGCACGCGGATCACCTGCTCGCCCCAGCGCGCCTGGGCGACCGGCCAGGGGTTGAAGGCCCGCACCTGGCGATCCAGTTCCACCGCCGGGCGGGCAAAGTCCAGCCAGGCCTCGTTCTTCTCCAGCTTGTGCGCGTAGGTCGCGTCGGCATCGTCCTGGGGTTCCGGCTGCGAACGCCCCGCGAGGATCTCGGGCAGCCACTCCAGCAGCAGCTCGGCGCCCAGTGTGGCCAGCGTGTCGTGCAGCTCGCCGGTGGTCGTCGTCGCCGTGATCGGGGTCGAGCGACAGGCGTGCACCGGCCCCGTGTCCAGGCCGGGCGCCATCTGCATCAGGCAGACCCCGGTCTCGGAATCGCCGGCAAGGATCGCGCGGTGGATCGGTGCGGCGCCGCGCCAGCGGGGCAACAGCGAAGCGTGGATGTTCAGCCCGCCCCGGCGGGGGATTTCCAGCACCGCGCGCGGCAGGATCAGCCCGTAGGCCGCGACGATCAGGATATCCGGGCGCCAGGTGGCCAGTTCGGCCTGGGCCTCGGGCGATTTCAGGGATTCCGGCTGCCGCACCGGGATACCGGCCGCCTCGGCGGCGACCTTGACCGGGCTCGGACGCAGCTGACGCCCACGCCCCGCCGGGCGATCCGGCTGGGTGTACACGGCCACGGGCCGCGGGCCGCACTCGATCAGGGCCTCCAGCGCGGGGACCGCGAAGTCCGGCGTGCCAGCGTAGACCACGCGCGGCCTTGGAACATCCTTGTCGCTTTGCGTCATCAGACGGCGGGCGCCGCGGCCTTGTCTCCCGCGCCAGTCCGCGCGCCCTGCTTCTCCAGCTTTTTGCGGATGCGGTTGCGCTTCAGGCTGGAGAGGTAGTCCACGAACAGCTTGCCGTCGAGGTGGTCGATCTCGTGCTGGATGCACACGGCCAAAAGGCCGTCGATGTCGAGTTCGAAGGGCTCGCCATCGCGACCGAGGGCGCGCACGCGGATACGATCCGCGCGTTGTACCTTCTCGTAGAAACCGGGCACCGAGAGGCAGCCCTCGTCCATCTCCTCCTCGCCGGAGGTCTCGAGGATCTCGGGGTTGATCAGCACATGCGGCTCGCTCTGGTCATCGGAAACATCCGCGACCAGCACCCGCTTTTGCACGTTGATCTGGGTGGCCGCCAGACCAATGCCCGGCGCGTCGTACATCGTTTCCAGCATGTCGTCGACCAGGGTGCGGATCTCGTCGTCCACCGTCTCGACCGGCTCCGCCTTCAGGCGCAGGCGGGGATCCGGGAAATGCAGTATTTCGCGCTTGGCCATGAAAAACCTCAAACTTTGTACTGTACAGATGCCGCAATTCTGCTAACGTTGGACCGCAATATCCGCGGAATTGCGTCATCCGCATGGGGCCGGGCTAAAGCAAAAGAAGGCTCGGGGAGCGCGCGGATCTGACAGGGGACAGCAATGTACAAGACCAGGGCGACCACGACCTTCGTTCTGCCGGGCATTTTATTCAGTGTAACGCTGTTGCTCGGCGCCTGCGCAGCCACCCAGACCGAAGAGGGGGCTGCCACCGCCGAGGACACCGAGGCCACACAAACGGCCCGCAGCGAGGACACCTCCCGCGAAACCGACCGGGCCGCCGAGACCCCGGAGCCGGAACCCGAGATCCGCGAATCCGCTCCCGAACGCTACGTGGTCCGCGAGGGCGACACCCTGTGGGACATCGCCGCGATGTTCCTGCGCGATCCGTGGTACTGGCCGGAGATCTGGCTGGTGAACCCCGAGATCGAGAACCCGCATCTGATCTATCCGGGCGACGTACTCAGCATCTACTACGTGGACGGCGAACCGCGCATCACCGTGGATGGCGGCCCGCGCGTTCGCCCGACCAAGCGTCTGTCGCCCGAGATTCGCGTAGTCGATCGCGATGAGGATGCGACCCCGATCTCCACGCTGCAGTCGTTCATGTTCCGTCCGCAGGTGCTGGACGACGAGACGCTGGACAACGCCCCCTACATCCTGGCCTCGCAGGATGAGCGCGTGATCTTCGGCCCGGGCGACCGCGTCTACGTGCGCAATGCCGAAGACACCCAGCAATACGACCTCTATCACATCGTGCGTCGTGACGGCGAGCTGGTGGACCCGGACACCGGCGAGAACCTGGGCATTGCGACCCTGCCGATTGGCGAGGCCGAGATCGTCGAGCCCGGCAACGTGGCACGCGCAAACATCCGCAAGGGTGAGCGCGAAGCCATCCGTGGCGACCGCCTGGTCCCCTATGCCGATGAACAGGACATGCTGTTCGAGATCGGACGTCCGCCAGAAGACCTGGAGGGCACGATCATCTCCCTGTTCGACGCGATCAGCCAGATCGGCCAGCTCCAGGCTGCGATCATCAACCGTGGCGAGCGTGACGGCATCGAGAACGGCCAGGTGATGACCGCCTACACCGCCGGCCGCCAGGTTCGCGACCCGATCAGCGACCGGGCGAACGAGGTCGTGACCTTGCCCGAGGAATCGGTCGGAACGGTGATGGTGTTCCAGACCTTCGAGAAGGTCTCCTACATCCTGGTCACGGAGTCCGACCGCACCCTGCGCGAGGGTGACAAGGTCCGCCATCCGTCGCACTGATCCGCTCGCACGGGCATCCGCACCACCGATGACCGACGACTGGGACCGGGCGACGCATCAGCGCGCCTGGCTGGAACTGATCAACACCCCGGGGCTCGGCCACCAGCGCCTGCTGCATCTGGTCGAGGCCTTTGGCGGTCCCGGCGCCGCCCTGGCCGCTTCTCCTAGCGAATGGCGCCATCACGGCGTCGAGCTGAATATCGACCCGGCGGCCCGCACGGCAGCCGCCGATGCCGACCAGGCCTGGCTCGACCAGGACGAGCGGCACCACCTGCTATGCCGGGATGACCCCGACTACCCGCCGCTACTGGCCGAAATCCCCGATCCGCCCCCGGTCCTGTACCTGAACGGCGACCCGAGCCTGCTGCATCGGCCGCAAATCGCAATCATCGGCGCACGCGAGTGCACGCCGCAGGGCGAACGCCTGGCCGGGGAGTTCGCGCGCGAGCTCGCCGGTGCCGGCGTGGTGGTGACCAGCGGCCTGGCGCGCGGCATCGACGGGGTGGCCCACGAGGGCGCCCTGGCTGCCCCCGGTGGCCGCACGATCGCAGTCGTCGCGACCGGCCCCGACCGCATCTACCCGGCGCAGCATCGTCGCCTCGCCCACCGCATCGCGGATCACGGACTGGTCGTATCGCTGTGGCCAACCGGCACGCGCCCACTGGCGCGCAACTTCCCGCAGCGCAACCGGGTGATCAGCGGCATGGCCCTGGGCACGGTCGTGGTCGAGGCCGCACTGAAGAGCGGATCGCTGATCACCGCCCGCCTGGCGGCGGAACAGGGCCGGCAGGTCTACGCGGTGCCGGGCTCGGTACTGAGCCCGGTCAGCCGAGGTTGCCATCGCCTGATCCGTGATGGGGCGCAACTCGTGGAATCGGCCGACGAGGTGCTGGAAGACCTGGCGGACTGGCTCGGCGTCGCCCCCGGGGAGACAGCCAGCACACCACCGGAACCGGCCCGGGAGCCACTGGATCCGGAGCAGGAACGCGTGCTGAACGCGATGGGTTTTGACCCGATCCCGCTGGAAACCCTGCGGGATCGCACCAAATTGACCATCGAGCGCCTTTCATCCATGCTGGTTTTGCTGGAACTCAACGGC is part of the Thioalkalivibrio sp. K90mix genome and harbors:
- the def gene encoding peptide deformylase; the encoded protein is MAKREILHFPDPRLRLKAEPVETVDDEIRTLVDDMLETMYDAPGIGLAATQINVQKRVLVADVSDDQSEPHVLINPEILETSGEEEMDEGCLSVPGFYEKVQRADRIRVRALGRDGEPFELDIDGLLAVCIQHEIDHLDGKLFVDYLSSLKRNRIRKKLEKQGARTGAGDKAAAPAV
- a CDS encoding LysM peptidoglycan-binding domain-containing protein; translated protein: MYKTRATTTFVLPGILFSVTLLLGACAATQTEEGAATAEDTEATQTARSEDTSRETDRAAETPEPEPEIRESAPERYVVREGDTLWDIAAMFLRDPWYWPEIWLVNPEIENPHLIYPGDVLSIYYVDGEPRITVDGGPRVRPTKRLSPEIRVVDRDEDATPISTLQSFMFRPQVLDDETLDNAPYILASQDERVIFGPGDRVYVRNAEDTQQYDLYHIVRRDGELVDPDTGENLGIATLPIGEAEIVEPGNVARANIRKGEREAIRGDRLVPYADEQDMLFEIGRPPEDLEGTIISLFDAISQIGQLQAAIINRGERDGIENGQVMTAYTAGRQVRDPISDRANEVVTLPEESVGTVMVFQTFEKVSYILVTESDRTLREGDKVRHPSH
- the rsmB gene encoding 16S rRNA (cytosine(967)-C(5))-methyltransferase RsmB, which translates into the protein MAGKRAGRIVPSRVDSRSPRQRALEAAEGVVLQGHSLTRAVEHATEGLNARDAAWVQALAYTTLRWYPQLSALVNGFLERPLRKKDAVIGVLLAQGLAELMHFSTRDHAAVRETAELARAIHRPGAVGLINAVLRRAQREQDALEAAVREDPALRFAVPEWLLETIRASWPDDWETLLEAATRPAPMTLRVNLSRTSREEALQALVAAGHPAQAHPQLEAALTLDEPADVAQLPGFAEGRLSVQDASAQWAAVLLDPQPGERVLDACAAPGGKTGHLLERAGGDLQLTALDSDAERLVQVRENLDRLGFAAQLTAADVADPDAWWDGRPFDAILLDVPCSATGVIRRHPDIKTLRRADDIPRLAAEQARILEAAWGLLRPGGRLLYATCSLLSEENDAVVAGFLERMPDARALEPEGGPPIAGAHARSVGWALPLGLEGGDGFYYALLTKD
- a CDS encoding ATP-binding protein, translating into MISVSLRRFPWGLLGMGLLFLLLLTSLVVMGGAAQDQARFEQLFLWLLVFHAAILLVLGGLIVHQVVRMVAQYRQGVPGSRLTLRLVGGFMLVAVLPVSVVYYFSFEFLNEGVDSWFDVRVDSALEDALELSRSSLDLRVRQLATETQEMMSELEGVSEGLVPLALNDYRRQVGAQELTLVGSNNRIIASSTDSPIRRLPSPPGADILMRVRPEQPYSRLEPQTDGSLVIRVVATTSSRRPGAENRILQGIYPVDPRMSALSQRVEDAFAGYREFAYLRGPIIQGFIFTLSLALAISLMAALWAGLLVARRMVRPISDLVQGTRLVAAGDYSTRLAVQRADELGFLVQSFNAMTRTLNEARDEAERNRRLLDAERAYLESVLQHLRSGVLALDGSLRLRTANEAAGQILECDLQGARARPISELGAECPLVGQFFEAINDALARQEDEWSRQVVVFTRSGRKVLMTRAVWLPTSGSSRGLHAIVFDDMTEFLKAQRDAAWGEVARRLAHEIKNPLTPIQLSAERLSRRLGKVLDGADRDVLDRATGTIIQQVEAMKTLVNAFRDYAQAPRLELGSVDLNQLIQDVCELYVDSDGHSRVQTDLEPDLPGIRGDAGRLRQLLHNLIKNALEAGKDQEAFVVHIATAYLDDPTGPHIELRVTDTGPGIKPELLERIFEPYTTDKPRGTGLGLAVAQKIVEEHGGMIECHNEPAGEGGAVFRIRIPVEHTPQALAHEEPE
- the fmt gene encoding methionyl-tRNA formyltransferase; translation: MTQSDKDVPRPRVVYAGTPDFAVPALEALIECGPRPVAVYTQPDRPAGRGRQLRPSPVKVAAEAAGIPVRQPESLKSPEAQAELATWRPDILIVAAYGLILPRAVLEIPRRGGLNIHASLLPRWRGAAPIHRAILAGDSETGVCLMQMAPGLDTGPVHACRSTPITATTTTGELHDTLATLGAELLLEWLPEILAGRSQPEPQDDADATYAHKLEKNEAWLDFARPAVELDRQVRAFNPWPVAQARWGEQVIRVHAARPLPGPADPEPGTIRAAGRDGVEVGTGEGRLRLETVQLPGRRPVAAADWANTTALAGQRLAGR
- a CDS encoding DUF4390 domain-containing protein, coding for MRAGRSPIGLLLAWSLVLALVPGAAQALEIRDARHMWMDDDTLLVRLVLDMRLPQVLEDALANGVTLEFEAEARIERDRWLGRESVQHETRRVKLQYFALNRYYLVTDVNDDRMELKPTLGDALEYVARRLGRLPMHGVPGAVRERPEDYNMAARLLLVYSALPLPLQLDAGLRGDLTTRREWHRWSLD
- the dprA gene encoding DNA-processing protein DprA, translating into MTDDWDRATHQRAWLELINTPGLGHQRLLHLVEAFGGPGAALAASPSEWRHHGVELNIDPAARTAAADADQAWLDQDERHHLLCRDDPDYPPLLAEIPDPPPVLYLNGDPSLLHRPQIAIIGARECTPQGERLAGEFARELAGAGVVVTSGLARGIDGVAHEGALAAPGGRTIAVVATGPDRIYPAQHRRLAHRIADHGLVVSLWPTGTRPLARNFPQRNRVISGMALGTVVVEAALKSGSLITARLAAEQGRQVYAVPGSVLSPVSRGCHRLIRDGAQLVESADEVLEDLADWLGVAPGETASTPPEPAREPLDPEQERVLNAMGFDPIPLETLRDRTKLTIERLSSMLVLLELNGRVAALDHGRYQRLDAGSPES